Genomic DNA from Phyllopteryx taeniolatus isolate TA_2022b chromosome 10, UOR_Ptae_1.2, whole genome shotgun sequence:
aacTCGATCAATCTCATATTCTAGAAGGCTGCTACATTTATGAAATTACAGAGGTTTATTATTaacaaggagtggaattttatagcaAATTTTATTATATCTAAAGGgaaatctacagggaaacaatacgGAGGGATTTAACTACAAAAACGAAACACAAATAATGGTAATGGACGAAAACTAGGCATACAAAAAGGGAGGACATCATGTGTGGTTGGAATAAAAATGTGCACGTGGAATCGGTTGAGTCATagcgagagagagcaaagttgggatttctgTGAAGACAGTATTTTCCCCAGACTTATAAGGCACTAATCTTGTACATTCTGACAATGATTGTTGtgctactcacgaccgtagaacagctggtctttggggatgGTCTTTCGCAGTTGTCTCGGCGAAACGGAGGCAGGTCCAGTtgaagaagatgcacaaaaataaaacaaaataatgctaTGACAACCGGGCCATGGTCACtacaatgttaaaataaaacaaccaaaaatgaCTCACAACACAAAGACGCAATCAAGGCAGTAAGTATTGCTAAAGGAGTGACTGTTTTGATGACGCAAAGACCTTAACTCATAGAAAAGGGAGAACAATTGGTGTTGGTGTGGATAAATGAGGAGGGATTTACTAGTTATAGTGTTAGCCTATAATATGCAAAAAGGCTCAGCCGTTGCATTGATTTACGAGCAAACACAGTTATTTCTTCATGATAAAGAGCGTTTATAGCATTTCTATATTGAACTGTATTAATTTTTGAACGACATTCCGCTAAAAACAAGGTAAATGTAACTTCATTCTGGGGCTGGAATCAATTAAttcaatttccattcatttaattcATTTGCAAATGTTTAGAACTGAGTCTTGGAACAAATGCGGTCATGAACTGAGGTGGCTGAAGCcatgtggcaccatgctgcctctcacaggtcaaaCATGGTACTGCACTGGACTTCTGTTTTGGAGGAGACTCACAATTGTCAGTACACTGTCAGAGCAATAAGCAAAcacatgaaaatattttcctcgtgtggtctctcacatttaaaaaaatcagttaaaatatgaaaaatctgCACACGTTTACACTACTTAAATCCTGCATACTCATCGGGCATCTCAGTGAAAGATATGTCAAATACTGTTTATTAGTGTAGCAAATGTGTGGCAAGTGGTCTTTTATGTTTCAGGATCGCAGTTTGTACAGGCAGCCTCGACGACCGCGTCGACCCTACCTGACAGAGAGCACAGGAAGTCTCCCATCCAGCCCCTACCGTCTCCCTGATGAAGAGGCCTACGAGACCACGCAGGAGTACGCCTCCTCAAGGGAGCCCATCCGGAGTCGACGGCGCCCGCGACGCAACCGCCTCAATGGACACGTATCTGAGAGGTCAGCGGGCCTACGGGACTACAGGTCACAGAgcttcagccaatcagaggaggaagaggaagaggatgaagatgatgaagctCAAGGGGAGAGTACACCTTTCCTCAGTATGCAGAACATGAACATGGACCAGCCTTTAAACGTGCCAGGTTTCCATTCATCGTCAGGGGCCGACACACGGACTCACCGCGGGCTGAGTCGGCCGGGGAACCGAAGCGGCGGGCAGAGTCGCAGCTCACAGTCGCAGCGCTTCAAGTCGGACAACATGCCCCTTTAAGACTGCCCCCTTACCCTTCCCCCACATCCCCCATCAATGCAGCCCTGCCCTCCCCCTACACACACCAGTCCACCTCGCACACACCTCTTCCTTCTTCTGGACTAGAGACCTGCACCAAggagaaatatttttattttgtataacAGACAGATAttgtaaacaaatgaaatatttattttcatttcagcaAAAATTGTCTACTAGCTAACAGCAAAGACTTTTTTATAATGGGGGAAATATTTATATGTAAAGGTTTTTTGATTTACAGCAGTATGAGATGAAAATATGAGAAATACgtgccatttttttcacaaGTTAGATAAATAGAATAATATTGTGGTGCCTTTTGCTGTATGCTGAAGTCGGAGGTCCCATTGAGTTTTGTAGCCTTTCTTATAAAGACTTCTCATTTTTATAGAGACCGATCCTCTTCCttaattttgctttgttttttgttttctctgatTTGGGATCCTCCTCTTTTTGAACTGTGATCTGATTATGTCATCATGCAATATTGAGTCTTGCTGTGTAAAAGGTGTCTGTTTACATAGTTTTGATTCACGCAAAGCGCTTGTCTCACAGGGACATTAGTCACTGACGTAATCGGGTGTGCTGGGTAGTTTTGTCACTTTAGATGAACATGTATCATTCATTTACGTCTCTGCTCACTGCCTAATTTGTGTATCCTGTGAGAAGTGGAATTATGAATGGGGAAGTGACATAACATTCTCGTGTATGCGATCAGGGTGGTGGCAGAACACATGGGTTGATTTTGAGAGTAAGTGTATACAGTGTGCGTGCGCCTCATCGAGCCTCACATGGTCGGTGTCTTGTTTTACTAGCAAGTTCCTTTCACCGATCCTCGCGCTGCCAGAAGCTCCATTGCACTGACCCTTCCCTCGTGAGCAGTCATTGGCCAGGGAGCTGCCCATCGAAACCCACCAGTTGAAATCCAGCCTGACTCTGGCCTCCTGTGGACTGCCAAGCCCACATCTTTCCTATGCCAGCAGCTTAGAGCCGCACTGTGTCTCAGGACTTCCCCATCACATCATAGCCAAAAGACTCGAGTAGAGAGAACTCGTCTTCTCAACAACCTCTCAGTTCGCAGGCCAGAATCACACCCCCCTCACTCTCCTTGACCAAGTCTTATGCGTACAGGTCAGGGCTGCGGTTTAGAATCTGTGGGTAGAAAATTGAagaatgattctttttttttttcttcttccaaagtTTGTCGATGTCTGAAAGTGGGCATGCGTGTTGCAAATGAAGCTACATCTGTTCTCTTCTGATGCAGGGGCATAGCAAAGAATTCCGGGCACTCCATGCTCAGTCTTGGTTAATTTCTTTTAGCGCTATTGGAATGTTTTTGAAACTCTGAGAACCTCAGAGTCATTACTTTTCACTGCTCTCATATGAAGGAAAATGATTAGCATTAAGGCAATTccggttttatttttcattaagtTTAAAACCAAACACTGGTGTAACACAAATTACTGCATCCTTGATATGTATTTCAATACTTTAATTGGTCAACATGTTGCTTGGTCATATTGACTGAATGCTCTGTTATACGTAAGTCTCCGCCTACCCCTTCAACCATCCCCACACATTCATGTCTTCCATTACCCCTTAGAGACCTTCAGAAGCATTGGTGAATTAAGGCCCCATCTTCGGCACACTATTATAGTCGGGTGATTATGCCAGAAACCCTTACATTTCAGATATGTACAGTGCATTGGGTCTAGAGAGGCCTCCAGGTTCAATGTGTCAGATCCAATAATCTTCACTCTTATATTGTTTTCACACAGGAGATGCATGGATCACGgtttccccaaaaaagaaaaaaaaagtatttttaaaaagaggaacCCCTTCAATTCAGGGGATCCTATTagaattatatataaaaacattatttggttTCCTGGCTCAGAGGTCTGCCTAGTTTTGTCTTATTATCACTGTAATCAAACTGGGATTTGCAATGTGGAAATACTGCAAGTGAGGGTAGTGTGCTTCTAGAGCTAGATGAATTGTTAACACTCCCACCCTTTCTCCTCACCCTTTGCTCCTCTACCCTCGACATGTTGCACGCATCGCATACACAACTAAGCACATACATAtacaaggacacacacaaacgcgtGCAAAGCCCTTTCATATCTATGTATGTCACGCAGTTTAGCTCTTATCATTTGTTTTAACCAACTCCCTTTCTTCTTCTCTCCTCTCTGCTCCTCCCCCTGCATGTCCTAGTGGTACTGGTAGTTGGGTGCATGGATAAAGTcagcaaactgtttttttttccacttggtgaaaaaaaagtgtattcatTTTAGCATTCAGCAATAAATTCCCTTATCTTCATGTCCATCGTTCTTGGAATATGCTACAATTTTTGCAAGTTTTATCAAGAGAAACATGTAAAAgataaaaagtccaaaatcaCTCAAttcatatgaaaaataaaactttattccTACCATTTTATAAAAGGCCTGTCATCTTTATGAAAAATAGAGATGATTGTTTCTTTTGCTCACTATAGTTCCTGCAGTCTCGTCCAGTAACGTCCCATTTGTCGATGTTTCCTTCTTCAGAGGATTTGAGCCAAGATGAGGTAACAGTACATGCTGTTAGTActccaattttaaaaatacagagtACACAAACTAGTGATGAGGATAATCATTGATTAGTCATTGAAATGATTGTTCATAATTTGGTCGGTTGTGTGGTACTGAATGAAATTTTGACGCAATTGATACAAAATAGAgagcactacttggctgcaactggcatatccatccatccattttctgagccgcttctcctcactagggtcgcgggtgtgctggagcctatctcagctatcatcgggcaagaggcggggtacaccctgaactggttgccagccaatcgcaaggcacatataaacaaacaaccattcgcactcacattcacacctacaggcaattttagagttgtcaattaacctagcatgcatgtttttgggatgtgggaggaaaccggagtgcccggagaaaacccacgcaggcacaaggagaacatgcaaactccacacaggcggggccgggatttgaaccccggtccctagaactgtgaggcagacgctctaaccagtcgtccacagttCCACCGCAACTGGCATATATACTGTTAATTGGTTTGTGGTACTATCAgcaccatttatttttgtattatgctATGACAAATATTATTATAGATTGCAAGACAATACATTTTACCACAGCAGCTgcggtaaaaaacaaacaaaaaacaaattgagtGGTTACATCAACATTTTAGGCATACCTTTGCAATAGTTGGCATGTTTTCTGTCCACATAAAAAAGGGATGGAAGAATATCAAGGCCCTGTGACCTACTGAATCTTCGCTGAACACGCGCCTTCAAGCAGtaacagtaaaatgtttttctttatccAGGAGAATAAACGTTTGATACAGTGCCTATTCTTAGTCTTTGAAGGGTGTTTGTCCCTTATATGTGGGTGAGCCGGAGAATCACCAATACATCTGCAGCTGAGTTTGCTGCATTTCATGGCAGTCTGGTGTGTGACTGCTCGTAGGGCCCGATGAAGTCCCTGAGGCAAGGTGAGGTGGGAGCTGTTGTAGATGTAGCTCCTAGTGATAAATGGGTGCTTGAGAATTTTGCTGGGTGTAATTCTTTCTCTCTGGTCCCACTTGAACATTGCTTTTAGCAGCTCAAAAAAACTGTCCACCTCATTATCTCTCTCGGGAAACATCTAAATAGTTGATAAACATATTTCAACAGTCAGACTTATTGAACTCTTAAAACTCGTATTCAATTTGGGCGAGATATTGCTGTCTTAGTGACCAACCTTGATCATGTCTTCCATAGAGCGTATCTTAAAACTCACTTTGACGTTTGACTCGTTGTCTGAATATTCTTTATGTGTCTAAAAGAGGGagacaaaatattgaaaatgacAAACTGATCTCATAGATGTGTTTTTATCCAGCTCACTTGCCAGTTCATTATCTGTTTATTCATTACAGATTTGCATTTAATGAATCATTGGTCCCCTCCTTGAGCAGTCCCAGTACCATggtggaagggtttgtgtgtccttgTGATCCTAGGAGACAAGTTGTCAGGGGCTCTATGCCCAAGGTTGGGTCACCTAGAGCAAACATgaccgaggtgagggaccagaaaaCGCACAGCTCAGAACCCGCCATGGTTAGGGCTGCACCATATATTGTTGGAGCATCGTCATAACGATGTACATTTGCGCAATTATCTCATCGCAGGTCCTGTAGGTGTATTGACATGggagtgaatcaactgtaataagtgaccagcagagggatcTGGTTGGTCATGGTTGTTGATATGGGTTAAGGGAGTAGAAGTGAGACAGTACTGAATGTGCAGATGGTGCACAAGGTTACGGAAATAAATATGACCGCAAGCTCATTGTTCATTAAGGGACATATTCTCCCGTGTGCTTAAGTCAGAAAAGACGCATAGCAGTGCACTTTTCTGGGTGCGCCTTTTCTCTCGTCAACTTAATTCTATCATTTACGGACCTTTTCGACAGTTACACACTCCGGGTGGAGTAACTCTGAAGTGTGGAGgttccctgtcaaatctggccGGACGCAAATTCTCCTAAAGACTCTTTCGCACTCCAGAGGCTGTTGTAAGTCTAGCTCACCGTGAAGGTGAAATATCATACTGCACGTTTTTAAGTCACTTCACCGCTGTGATGGCCGGTGACTCATGCTGACTGTGTGGGGCACACGTGGCCCATATACGCTCACGACTGCTCAATAGCCGTAATGTGTCCTTACTAGGCCTACATTACTTCGACGCCCAAACAGATAATATCATATTaattgacggaaaaaaaaatcagtgccAACATACTTTTTTAACCTACAAGGAGCATTTCCGCTCTGCTGGCAGCTTGGAGTTTGTCTGAAAGCGCCGCTCACAACATAATTGTTATCATTGAATGGCCCGATGGTGACATcgattttgaaacatttgtttttatttgatctatgtTGGTCATCCAATACGTTAAAGCGACTCACCCCACAATTGGTTTCAGGGCACCGCTGATCTATAGAACATCAGGCACACCCCATTTAAAATTGACGGCCCTCCAAACCTGCATTCAGTCATTAGCACAGTATTCTGCTTccaaacagaataaaaaaataaaaaataaataaacatccgCTCCTCCAACATTAGGTGTGTAAGATGGAGCAGTGCGACGACACATCCGCTACGCAAgttaattacacatttaaagTGTGACATATTTTCCAAAAGTCCAAGGAAACCTCCATGCTCTGGCAATTACAGCAAACCTCAGAATTCATTGAGTCACGTCTCTTGGGTTCTTGCGCACAAATGAGACCCTTACACAAGGTGGGTGTGTCAGGAGTCATGATGGGAGAATGTGTGTACCTGGAAGGTGCGCTAGCCAGGTGCGTAAGAaacagatatactgtatgtacaactgggagaatatggccacaaatgattttccattttgtttaaaaaatgaacaagacAGTCAGAGGCAAAATGTTCTCATCTAAATTCATGGATACCTGATAGGGCTGCACGGTGTATCGCTCCCAATATATTGCTCTACCTCGCCTTCAAAGAAGGTACTTCTTTTTAGTACTTTTTTCCCCAGAGTGGGTGTGTGGAGGAGTTAATTTCTGTTGTAGTCTTGTCCACGACTGACGGAAGAATGGAGCGAGATATTTACAGGCAAATTGGGGGCAGGCGTTTGCAGTGATATGGATGCTGCAATCGGTCTGTTGTGATGAGgaaaggagctgagccgaaagtgAAAGCCCTCAATATACCGATCGATCTTTGTTCCCACCCTTATCGATGGTCATGAGCTGTAAGTAGTGACGGAAAGAACAAGTTCATGAATGCAAGGGGACGAAAGGAGTCTTTTTTCGCTGGGTGTCTGTGCCCTCTCTCTGAAAGACAAGGGGAGAACCTTGGTCATCCAttactgttttttattattttttttattttccattggGAGGGCAGTAAATCAAAATCATTTAGTGgagttggtggtggtgggggacgTGATAGAAATTTAATATTCCTGAAAAAGGGTATTGTGGCCGAGCCACTGCCCTTCCAGTTCCGCCACCTCTGATATCCCCTGGCGCACAGTACATATTATCAACAGTGGCAATTCCAGGAACAACTTGTAATTAAACAATTCAATTCAGAAGGGAATAATAGGTTTTAAATCATTCTTGGAATATcaataacatttgtattttacctTGAAAGTCCACTGACCCAACTCTGTCCTTTTGAAAAAATCTGTTGCTGCCTTTCCATCTTTTAGAACATTGTCTGGCGGCAGACCGAGGACACCGATCATGCATTCCAGCTAGACACATAACATTGAGTTCATTAAATATTAGAAATGTCCCGTGCcatatataaataacattttccactgttttatgcataacatcagaatcatcagaatcacagtcatctttatttgccaagcatgtcaaaaacacacaaggtatgAAACCTCCTatttccaaatttggtcaatttaatatttttttacaaatttatacTATTGTTCAGGCCCCAAGTGAGTGTTATTTTTACGAATGATTGAcaaatctaaagtgttgaaaatggcttgctctatTTGACGGTGCAATGTCAATGACTCAACATAtatgccatttttttggtttcctgaaagTGGTGGTTTTGGACATGCGAGGATTGCTTCCGACACCAGTAATATACAAGTGGTTCATCTTCTACAACAGTTACCAATCATAgtcaagctgttttccatatcaaatattaattaaaaatccAATAGTCTCATCTGTCAGGTGTTTttgaccaactagaatagcttgaaaagggcatcctgggcatttccaactcAAATTATCTTACAAACCTGATAAaagaatataaaaaattaaatgtaagtgggcggcacggtggacaactggttaacacatctgcctcacagttctgtggaccagggttcaaatcccgtccccgcctgtgtggagtttgcatgttctccccgtgcctgtgtgggttttctcggggcaccccagtttcttcccacatccaaaaaacatgcatgctcggttaattgacaactctaaattgcccgtaggtgtgaatgtgagtgcgaatggttgtttgtttgtatgtgccctgcgattcagttcagggtgtaggccgcctcctgcccgatgatagctgggatacgctccagcacccAAGTgtggataagcagaacggaagatgaatgaatgaatgaaaatgtaagtGTAGCATTGGACCTTATCAATACCAGAGTACTCTTCCCAGAAAGGCCACTCATCTCATAACGACCCTATCTCAGTGCTGACCACTTACTTGGAAAGGTATAGTAATACTTACTAAGTCATAGTCTGTGGTTCCCATGAAGGGAAAAATGCCAAGCACCATCTTTACTATTACAACACCCAGTGACCAGATGTCTATGGCCTCAGCGTACGGGAGTCTAAGGATGATCTCTGGAGCTCTTTTTGGtagaagataaaataaaattatgtttccacaataaaataaatcaagacaCAGACAAATAAAATGGCAACAACCGCTACAAGACAACCTACCTGAAATAAGCAACCTGTCTCATTAAGACCTTCTTGGCTTCATGTCGACTAAGAGCCACACTGAAGTCAATCAGCTTCACTTTGAATGGCCGTTGTCCGTGATCCACCAGCATGATGTTGTCTGGTTTAACATCACCGTGGATCACTCCCACAGCTTTTAGCGCATCAAACGCTGTGGCGAGCTGGATGGGagcatgtatatgtatttatgtatacatgacaaaaacaacacacatgaGTGCCTGTGCTAAAGAAATGATTAATTATTCATCCTCACTTGCTGAATGACGGGTCTGATTTCCTTGAGAGTCATACGGCCATTTGCCTGAAAATATTGTGACAGGCTGATATCCAACATTTCGAACACCAGATACTTGTCACTGGATGAGGCACCATAGTACTTAACAATGTTGTCCCGATCCAGTCTAATGTCCATCAACAGCTGTAGTATGGATGCCTAGAAACACAAGTATGATGATGTACATCGGCTTGTTTAGAGCCCAACACAACAGTTGTGAAGAAGGGAGAATATAAAAGCAGTTGGACAGCAACCACTTCTTTTACTGAGGAATTGTCATATAGGATTTATAGCAACTGTTTCCCTACGTAACGGAAACTCAA
This window encodes:
- the LOC133485224 gene encoding homeodomain-interacting protein kinase 1-like — its product is MTQKTAINLKLKEILPQKYKTIKVLGKGSYGVVLKCLDRESKESMAVKIARPGRNIHREASILQLLMDIRLDRDNIVKYYGASSSDKYLVFEMLDISLSQYFQANGRMTLKEIRPVIQQLATAFDALKAVGVIHGDVKPDNIMLVDHGQRPFKVKLIDFSVALSRHEAKKVLMRQVAYFRAPEIILRLPYAEAIDIWSLGVVIVKMVLGIFPFMGTTDYDLLECMIGVLGLPPDNVLKDGKAATDFFKRTELGQWTFKTHKEYSDNESNVKVSFKIRSMEDMIKVGH